Proteins encoded by one window of Streptacidiphilus sp. PB12-B1b:
- a CDS encoding MarR family transcriptional regulator — protein MSPRSGELWSYVQIAAHIGVQPDTVKSYRRQGVLPEPDVVTVLGQPRWYAETIRAWSARRPRNRDR, from the coding sequence ATGAGTCCTCGCAGTGGCGAACTCTGGTCCTATGTGCAGATCGCAGCCCACATCGGCGTCCAGCCGGACACCGTCAAGTCCTACCGCCGCCAAGGCGTCCTGCCCGAACCCGACGTCGTCACCGTCCTCGGCCAGCCCCGCTGGTACGCCGAAACCATCCGCGCCTGGAGCGCCCGACGCCCCCGCAACCGGGACCGCTGA
- a CDS encoding Mov34/MPN/PAD-1 family protein, with translation MLTITRALHDQIVAHARADHPDEACGVVAGPAGSGRPERFIPMLNAARSPTFYEFDSGDLLKLYREMDDRDEEPVVVYHSHTATEAYPSRTDVSYASEPQAHYVLVSTAECGNDDGPFQFRSFRIVDGVITEEDVRIVDDPA, from the coding sequence ATGCTGACCATCACCCGCGCCCTGCACGACCAGATCGTCGCCCACGCCCGCGCCGACCACCCCGACGAGGCATGCGGCGTTGTCGCCGGACCGGCCGGGAGCGGGCGCCCCGAGCGCTTCATCCCGATGCTGAACGCGGCCCGCTCGCCCACCTTCTACGAGTTCGACTCCGGCGACCTGCTCAAGCTCTACCGGGAGATGGACGACCGGGACGAGGAGCCGGTGGTCGTCTACCACTCCCACACCGCCACCGAGGCGTACCCCTCGCGCACCGACGTCTCCTACGCCTCCGAGCCGCAGGCGCACTACGTGCTGGTCTCCACCGCCGAATGCGGCAACGACGACGGCCCGTTCCAGTTCCGCTCGTTCCGCATCGTGGACGGCGTGATCACCGAGGAGGACGTCCGGATCGTCGACGACCCCGCCTGA
- a CDS encoding glucose PTS transporter subunit EIIB produces the protein MRYFVQTDDTAGAGTMATKAEKIVAGLGGIENIDEVEGCITRLRTEVVDPSKVDETALKAAGAHGVVRMGTAVQVVIGTDADPIASEIEDMM, from the coding sequence GTGCGTTACTTTGTACAAACAGACGACACGGCAGGAGCGGGCACCATGGCCACAAAGGCTGAGAAGATCGTCGCCGGCCTCGGCGGCATCGAGAACATCGACGAGGTCGAGGGCTGCATCACCCGGCTGCGCACCGAGGTCGTCGACCCGTCCAAGGTGGACGAGACCGCCCTCAAGGCCGCCGGCGCCCACGGAGTCGTCCGCATGGGCACCGCCGTCCAGGTCGTCATCGGCACCGACGCCGACCCCATCGCCTCCGAGATCGAAGACATGATGTGA
- a CDS encoding RDD family protein, with product MTTPEPPDGPTPPSFEKPAPGGSSYGQAPPPYGQPPSGGPYYNPDPYGTNPYGPSTAGPGPVAEMPPLGGLGHRLLARIIDTVLLAVVGVPLTLLLLTGHTHSSGRAAAAEVTLVLLGFVYEGLMLTLSHGQTLGKKAMRIRVAVLANGSAPTGSTGWIRSAVYWLPGLLSFLCIPALFSLLNILWCTWDRPYRQCLHDKAAKTVVVKAV from the coding sequence ATGACGACACCTGAGCCGCCCGACGGGCCGACCCCGCCCTCGTTCGAGAAGCCCGCCCCGGGCGGTTCGTCGTACGGCCAGGCCCCGCCGCCGTACGGTCAGCCGCCGTCCGGCGGCCCCTACTACAACCCGGACCCGTACGGCACCAACCCGTACGGTCCCAGCACCGCCGGGCCCGGGCCGGTCGCCGAGATGCCGCCGCTGGGCGGGCTGGGGCACCGGCTGCTCGCGCGGATCATCGACACCGTGCTGCTCGCCGTCGTCGGGGTGCCGCTGACGCTGCTGCTGCTCACCGGCCACACCCACAGCTCCGGCCGCGCGGCGGCGGCCGAGGTGACCCTCGTGCTGCTGGGCTTCGTCTACGAGGGGCTGATGCTGACCCTGTCGCACGGTCAGACGCTGGGCAAGAAGGCCATGCGGATCAGGGTGGCGGTGCTGGCCAACGGCTCCGCGCCGACCGGCAGCACCGGGTGGATCCGGTCCGCCGTGTACTGGCTGCCGGGCCTGCTGAGCTTCCTCTGCATCCCGGCGCTGTTCTCGCTGCTCAACATCCTGTGGTGCACCTGGGACCGCCCCTACCGCCAGTGCCTGCACGACAAGGCCGCCAAGACGGTCGTGGTGAAAGCAGTCTGA
- a CDS encoding MoaD/ThiS family protein produces the protein MAIEVRIPTILRTYTDGAKAVEGSGATLGDLFSDLDARHPGIRERLVDAGELRRFVNVYLNDEDVRFLDGINTAVAAGDSVTILPAVAGGSV, from the coding sequence ATGGCCATCGAGGTCCGCATCCCCACCATCCTCCGCACCTACACCGACGGCGCCAAGGCCGTCGAGGGCAGCGGTGCCACCCTGGGCGACCTCTTCTCCGACCTCGACGCCCGGCACCCCGGCATCCGCGAGCGCCTCGTCGACGCCGGCGAGCTCCGCCGCTTCGTCAACGTCTACCTCAACGACGAGGACGTCCGCTTCCTCGACGGCATCAACACCGCCGTCGCCGCCGGTGACAGCGTCACCATCCTCCCCGCCGTGGCCGGCGGTTCCGTCTGA
- a CDS encoding nicotinate phosphoribosyltransferase — translation MDAASLSASATDLPARAPAAYAAAPADSTALLTDRYELTMLQAALRSGAARRHSVFEVFTRRLPEGRRYGVAAGIGRVLDAVEAFRFTAPQLDWLADERIVDDATLAWLADYRFRGDIRGYGEGECYFPGSPVLVVEGSFAEAVILETAILSILNYDSAIAAAASRMSAAAGSRPLIEMGARRAHELAAVSAARAAYVAGFAATSDLQAGFRYGIPTRGTSAHAFTLLHDSERDAFTAQIESMGRGTTLLIDTYDLDEAVRTAIDVAGPGLGAVRIDSGDLLMLAHRVRRQLDELGAKETRITVTSDLDEYAIAALGSAPVDGYGVGTSLVTGSGQPTCAMVYKLVARASSADPQAPLVPVAKRSAGAKGSRGGRKWAARRLDAEGVAEAEVVGVGPVPHDLGDRLLHRTLVRGGEIVGREPLADARARHLRSREQLPMSATQLSKGEPVIPTEYVTRSGHAG, via the coding sequence ATGGACGCCGCTTCCCTCTCCGCGAGTGCCACGGACCTCCCCGCGCGTGCCCCGGCGGCGTACGCCGCCGCGCCCGCGGATTCCACCGCGCTGCTCACCGACCGCTACGAGCTGACCATGCTGCAGGCCGCCCTGCGCAGCGGCGCGGCGCGGCGCCACTCGGTCTTCGAGGTCTTCACCCGCCGCCTGCCGGAGGGCCGCCGCTACGGCGTGGCCGCCGGGATCGGCCGGGTGCTGGACGCGGTGGAGGCGTTCCGCTTCACCGCCCCGCAGCTGGACTGGCTCGCCGACGAGCGGATCGTGGACGACGCCACCCTGGCCTGGCTGGCGGACTACCGGTTCCGCGGCGACATCCGGGGCTACGGCGAGGGCGAGTGCTACTTCCCGGGCTCGCCGGTGCTGGTGGTCGAGGGGAGCTTCGCCGAGGCGGTGATCCTGGAGACGGCGATCCTGTCGATCCTCAACTACGACTCGGCGATCGCCGCCGCGGCCTCGCGGATGTCGGCCGCGGCGGGCTCCCGGCCGCTGATCGAGATGGGCGCGCGCCGGGCGCACGAGCTGGCGGCGGTCTCGGCGGCCCGGGCCGCCTATGTGGCGGGCTTCGCGGCCACCTCGGACCTGCAGGCGGGCTTCCGCTACGGCATCCCCACCAGGGGGACAAGCGCGCACGCGTTCACCCTGCTGCACGACAGCGAGCGGGACGCGTTCACCGCGCAGATCGAGTCGATGGGGCGCGGGACGACCCTGCTCATCGACACCTACGACCTGGACGAGGCGGTCCGCACCGCGATCGACGTGGCCGGGCCGGGGCTCGGGGCGGTCCGGATCGACTCCGGCGACCTGCTGATGCTGGCGCACCGGGTCCGCCGGCAGCTGGACGAGCTGGGCGCCAAGGAGACCCGGATCACGGTCACCAGCGATCTGGACGAGTACGCCATCGCGGCGCTGGGCAGCGCACCGGTCGACGGCTACGGGGTGGGCACCTCGCTGGTCACCGGCAGCGGGCAGCCGACCTGCGCCATGGTCTACAAGCTGGTCGCCCGGGCCTCCTCGGCTGATCCGCAGGCGCCGCTGGTGCCGGTGGCGAAACGTTCCGCCGGGGCCAAGGGGAGCCGTGGCGGGCGCAAGTGGGCGGCCCGGCGGCTGGACGCCGAGGGCGTAGCCGAGGCCGAGGTCGTCGGCGTCGGACCGGTCCCGCACGATCTCGGCGACCGGCTGCTGCACCGTACCCTGGTACGCGGGGGCGAGATCGTCGGCCGCGAGCCGCTGGCGGACGCGCGTGCGAGGCACCTGCGTTCGCGCGAGCAGCTGCCCATGTCGGCGACGCAGTTGTCGAAGGGTGAGCCGGTGATCCCGACCGAGTACGTGACCCGTTCGGGTCACGCCGGCTGA
- a CDS encoding DUF2017 domain-containing protein, with amino-acid sequence MSGLFKPVRHGGAAITLDQVEASILRSFAVQMLELIGPGDEAADSDDPLARLFATGPSKAPDDPALARLFPDAYGDGPDAAEGSEDLRTAEYSAEFRRFTENDLRARKREDGLALVRSLDQAPTGRRGRVELTLDDEGCRHWLGALNDLRLTLGSRLQVTGDHDADPYVLADEDPRKPLLMAFVWLGQLQESLLDALTR; translated from the coding sequence ATGTCCGGACTCTTCAAGCCCGTCCGCCACGGCGGTGCCGCGATCACCCTGGACCAGGTCGAGGCATCCATCCTGCGGAGCTTCGCCGTCCAGATGCTGGAACTCATCGGCCCCGGCGACGAGGCCGCGGACAGCGACGACCCGCTCGCGCGCCTCTTCGCCACCGGCCCCAGCAAGGCCCCGGATGACCCCGCCCTGGCCCGGCTCTTCCCCGACGCCTACGGCGACGGACCCGACGCCGCCGAGGGCAGCGAGGACCTCCGGACCGCCGAGTACTCCGCCGAGTTCCGCCGGTTCACCGAGAACGACCTGCGCGCCCGCAAGCGCGAGGACGGCCTGGCCCTGGTCCGCAGCCTCGACCAGGCCCCCACCGGCCGCCGGGGCCGGGTCGAGCTCACCCTGGACGACGAGGGCTGCCGCCACTGGCTCGGCGCCCTCAACGACCTGCGGCTCACCCTCGGCAGCCGGCTCCAGGTCACCGGCGACCACGACGCCGACCCCTACGTCCTGGCCGACGAGGACCCGCGCAAGCCGCTGCTCATGGCCTTCGTCTGGCTCGGCCAGCTCCAGGAGAGCCTGCTCGACGCCCTCACCCGCTGA
- a CDS encoding PLP-dependent cysteine synthase family protein: protein MRYGTPLDAVGNTPLVGLPRLSAGIPGNESGAVRLWAKLEDRNPTGSIKDRPALHMIERAEADGRLTPGCTVLEPTSGNTGISLAMAAKLKGYRMVCVMPENTSEERRELLRMWGAEVIPSPAAGGSNTAVRVAKELAAEHPDWVMLYQYGNPDNAGAHYATTGPEILADLPTVTHFVAGLGTTGTLMGVGRYLREKTPGITVVAAEPRYDDLVYGLRNLDEGFVPELYDASVLSTRFSVGSADAVRRTRELLQQEGIFAGVSTGAILHAALGVGRKAAQAGQSADIAFVVADGGWKYLSTGIYTAETTEDAVAALQGQLWA from the coding sequence ATGCGGTACGGCACCCCGCTCGACGCCGTCGGCAACACCCCCCTTGTCGGCCTGCCCCGGCTCTCCGCGGGCATCCCCGGCAACGAGTCGGGTGCCGTTCGCCTCTGGGCCAAGCTGGAGGACCGCAACCCCACCGGATCGATCAAGGACCGCCCCGCGCTCCACATGATCGAACGCGCCGAAGCGGACGGACGCCTCACCCCCGGCTGCACCGTCCTCGAACCCACCAGCGGCAACACCGGCATCTCCCTCGCCATGGCAGCCAAGCTCAAGGGCTACCGCATGGTCTGCGTCATGCCCGAGAACACCAGCGAGGAACGCCGCGAACTGCTCCGCATGTGGGGCGCCGAAGTCATCCCCTCCCCGGCCGCCGGCGGCTCCAACACCGCCGTCCGGGTCGCCAAGGAACTCGCCGCCGAACACCCCGACTGGGTCATGCTCTACCAGTACGGCAACCCCGACAACGCCGGCGCGCACTACGCCACCACCGGCCCCGAGATCCTCGCCGACCTGCCCACCGTCACCCACTTCGTGGCCGGCCTCGGCACCACCGGCACCCTCATGGGCGTCGGCCGTTACCTGCGCGAGAAGACCCCCGGCATCACCGTCGTCGCCGCCGAGCCCCGCTACGACGACCTCGTCTACGGGCTGCGCAACCTCGACGAGGGCTTCGTCCCCGAGCTGTACGACGCCTCCGTGCTCAGCACCCGCTTCTCCGTCGGCTCCGCCGACGCCGTCCGCCGCACCCGCGAGCTGCTCCAGCAGGAGGGCATCTTCGCGGGCGTCTCCACCGGCGCCATCCTGCACGCCGCCCTCGGCGTCGGCCGCAAGGCCGCCCAGGCCGGCCAGAGCGCCGACATCGCCTTCGTCGTCGCCGACGGCGGCTGGAAGTACCTCTCCACCGGCATCTACACCGCCGAGACCACCGAGGACGCCGTCGCCGCCCTCCAGGGCCAGCTCTGGGCCTGA
- a CDS encoding putative leader peptide, whose amino-acid sequence MRYLDVSPPAAGIRLVARLHVDLCRLASAICRAR is encoded by the coding sequence ATGCGTTACCTCGACGTGAGCCCTCCCGCCGCAGGCATCCGCCTCGTGGCGCGGCTGCACGTCGACCTGTGCCGCCTCGCCAGCGCGATCTGTCGCGCCCGCTGA
- a CDS encoding nicotinamidase: protein MHRALIVVDVQNDFCEGGSLAVSGGSEVAASITDLVAESSAGYRHVVATRDHHVDPGEHFSDTPDFVSSWPVHCVAGTEGVGFHPNFAPSVTSGAIEAVFDKGAYSAAYSGFEGANENGETLAGWLRERGVTEVDVVGIATDHCVRATALDAAREGFTTRVLLDLTAGVAKETTEAALEQLQAAGVVLTGTPVVLAAG from the coding sequence ATGCACCGCGCACTGATCGTCGTCGACGTGCAGAACGACTTCTGCGAAGGCGGCAGCCTCGCGGTGAGCGGGGGCTCGGAGGTTGCCGCGTCCATCACCGACCTGGTCGCCGAGTCCTCCGCCGGATACCGGCACGTGGTCGCCACCCGCGACCACCATGTGGACCCGGGCGAACACTTCTCGGACACCCCGGACTTCGTCAGCAGCTGGCCGGTGCATTGCGTCGCGGGCACCGAGGGCGTCGGCTTCCACCCCAACTTCGCCCCCTCGGTGACCTCCGGCGCGATCGAGGCGGTGTTCGACAAGGGCGCGTACTCCGCCGCCTACAGCGGCTTCGAGGGCGCCAACGAGAACGGCGAGACGCTGGCCGGGTGGCTGCGCGAGCGGGGGGTCACCGAGGTCGACGTGGTCGGCATCGCCACCGACCACTGCGTCCGGGCCACCGCCCTGGACGCCGCCCGCGAGGGCTTCACCACCCGCGTCCTGCTGGACCTGACGGCGGGGGTGGCCAAGGAGACGACCGAGGCCGCGCTGGAGCAGTTGCAGGCGGCGGGCGTGGTGCTGACCGGCACGCCGGTGGTGCTCGCCGCGGGCTGA
- a CDS encoding PTS transporter subunit EIIC, whose protein sequence is MSSAGAVAPRKPWWQGLVSGLQKMGRSLQLPIAVLPAAGILNRLGQPDIHTRWHFPEKLVQVFGGAGGALLDGSLGLPLLFAVGVAIGMAKKSDGSTALAAVAGFLVYHNVLATFASCARPSVLSGQVCLTGPAAGPYSAAALPVAQNPGVFGGIVIGLMTAYLWQRYHRVKLVDWLGFFNGRRLVPIIMSGAALLFAVVCLWVWPPIGRGLDSFADGLTDLGSTGSGVFGVANRLLLVVGLHQFLNVFFWFQFGSYTEPDGTVVHGDVNRFLAGDPTAGQFTSGFFPIMMFALPAAAMAIAHCAKPSRRKEVTGMMVSVALTSFMTGVTEPIEYSFLYVAPVLYAVHALLTGVSMAVTWAVGVHDGFSFSAGLIDYVINWSLATKPWLILPIGAVFAVVYYTVFRVVITVFDLKTPGREDDADELEQANVR, encoded by the coding sequence ATGAGTTCGGCCGGTGCCGTCGCTCCGCGGAAGCCGTGGTGGCAGGGGCTGGTCAGCGGTCTGCAGAAGATGGGGCGGAGTCTGCAGCTGCCGATCGCGGTGCTGCCGGCGGCGGGGATCCTGAACCGGCTGGGCCAGCCGGACATCCACACCCGCTGGCATTTTCCGGAGAAGCTGGTGCAGGTGTTCGGCGGCGCGGGCGGGGCGCTGCTGGACGGGTCGCTGGGGCTGCCGCTGCTGTTCGCGGTGGGGGTGGCGATCGGGATGGCGAAGAAGTCGGACGGGTCGACGGCGCTGGCGGCGGTGGCGGGTTTCCTGGTCTACCACAATGTGCTGGCGACCTTTGCGAGCTGTGCGCGGCCGTCGGTGCTGTCGGGGCAGGTGTGCCTGACCGGTCCGGCGGCGGGGCCGTACTCGGCGGCGGCGCTGCCCGTGGCGCAGAATCCGGGGGTGTTCGGCGGCATCGTCATCGGGTTGATGACGGCCTACCTGTGGCAGCGGTACCACCGGGTGAAGCTGGTGGACTGGTTGGGTTTCTTCAACGGCCGCCGGCTGGTGCCGATCATCATGTCGGGTGCGGCGCTGCTGTTCGCGGTGGTGTGCCTGTGGGTGTGGCCGCCGATCGGGCGGGGGTTGGACAGTTTCGCGGACGGGCTGACGGATCTGGGCTCGACCGGTTCGGGGGTCTTCGGGGTGGCCAACCGGCTGTTGCTGGTCGTCGGTCTGCACCAGTTCCTGAACGTGTTCTTCTGGTTCCAGTTCGGCAGTTACACCGAGCCGGACGGGACGGTGGTGCACGGGGACGTCAACCGGTTCCTGGCGGGTGATCCGACGGCGGGTCAGTTCACTTCGGGTTTCTTCCCGATCATGATGTTCGCGTTGCCGGCGGCGGCGATGGCCATCGCGCACTGTGCCAAGCCGAGTCGGCGCAAGGAGGTGACCGGGATGATGGTCTCGGTGGCGTTGACCTCGTTCATGACCGGGGTGACCGAGCCGATCGAGTACTCGTTCCTGTATGTCGCGCCGGTGCTGTACGCGGTCCACGCGCTGCTGACGGGGGTGTCGATGGCGGTGACCTGGGCGGTGGGGGTGCACGACGGGTTCAGCTTCTCGGCGGGGCTGATCGACTACGTGATCAACTGGAGTCTGGCGACCAAGCCGTGGCTGATTTTGCCGATCGGGGCGGTGTTCGCGGTGGTCTACTACACGGTGTTCCGGGTCGTCATCACCGTCTTCGACCTGAAGACGCCGGGCCGGGAGGACGACGCGGACGAGCTGGAGCAGGCCAACGTGCGGTAG
- the clpS gene encoding ATP-dependent Clp protease adapter ClpS: protein MSVAPVEIERTESDSAPQAVQEPDLPWVTIVHDDPVNLMSYVVYVFQSYFGYPKDKARALMMDVHHKGHAVVSSGTREEMERDVQAMHGYGLWATLRHDK, encoded by the coding sequence GTGAGTGTCGCGCCGGTCGAGATCGAGCGCACCGAGTCGGATTCGGCGCCCCAGGCGGTGCAGGAACCCGACCTCCCGTGGGTGACGATCGTCCACGACGACCCGGTGAACCTGATGAGCTACGTGGTCTACGTCTTCCAGTCGTACTTCGGCTACCCCAAGGACAAGGCCCGGGCGCTCATGATGGACGTCCACCACAAGGGCCACGCCGTGGTCTCCAGCGGAACCCGCGAGGAGATGGAGCGCGACGTCCAGGCCATGCACGGCTACGGGCTCTGGGCCACGCTGCGGCACGACAAGTGA
- a CDS encoding phospholipase D-like domain-containing protein, giving the protein MLRTSVRRAGIAMAACAAAFSTALPAHAASTYSAFTFALGTSEPTIYSFINSATSTLDMTMYELKDTTAVNDLIAREKAGVKVRVILDREETSTNSSAYSALKAAGVGVVYSSSSFTYTHQKTITVNGDESLILTGNLTSEYYPTSRDYGVFDNDQTDVAAIEKVFAADYAHTSITPSDGDNLLWSPTTAQSRLLSVINGATTTLDVEEEEFSDTAVVNAIVADAERGVTVRVVLETPSDYSSEVNKVEDAGGTVVGYSSSTGFYIHAKAIVADYGLSTQNVEAGSMNITSNSLGSNRELGIILKDSGVASVIETAFNSDYAGGGAA; this is encoded by the coding sequence ATGTTGCGCACATCTGTACGCCGTGCCGGGATAGCCATGGCCGCCTGCGCCGCTGCGTTCAGCACCGCCCTCCCCGCCCACGCCGCCAGCACCTACTCGGCATTCACTTTTGCTCTGGGCACGAGCGAGCCGACGATCTACTCCTTCATCAACTCCGCGACCTCCACGCTCGACATGACCATGTACGAGCTCAAGGACACCACCGCGGTCAACGACCTGATCGCCCGCGAGAAGGCCGGCGTCAAGGTCCGGGTCATCCTGGACCGCGAGGAGACCTCGACCAACTCCTCCGCCTACTCCGCCCTCAAGGCGGCCGGCGTGGGCGTCGTCTACTCCTCCTCGTCGTTCACCTACACCCACCAGAAGACGATCACCGTCAACGGCGACGAGTCGCTGATCCTGACCGGCAACCTGACCTCCGAGTACTACCCGACCAGCCGCGACTACGGGGTCTTCGACAACGACCAGACCGACGTCGCCGCGATCGAGAAGGTCTTCGCCGCCGACTACGCGCACACCTCGATCACCCCGAGCGACGGCGACAACCTGCTGTGGTCGCCGACCACCGCCCAGAGCCGGCTGCTGTCCGTGATCAACGGCGCGACCACCACCCTGGACGTCGAGGAGGAGGAGTTCAGCGACACCGCCGTGGTCAACGCGATCGTCGCCGACGCGGAGCGCGGCGTCACCGTGCGCGTCGTGCTGGAGACCCCCTCCGACTACTCCTCCGAGGTCAACAAGGTCGAGGACGCGGGCGGCACGGTCGTCGGCTACTCCTCCAGCACCGGCTTCTACATCCACGCCAAGGCGATCGTCGCCGACTACGGCCTGTCCACCCAGAACGTCGAGGCCGGGTCGATGAACATCACCAGCAACTCGCTCGGCAGCAACCGCGAGCTGGGCATCATCCTCAAGGACTCGGGCGTCGCCTCGGTCATCGAGACCGCCTTCAACAGCGACTACGCGGGCGGCGGCGCGGCCTAG
- a CDS encoding MBL fold metallo-hydrolase: protein MDLTVVGCSGSFPSADSPCSCYLLQADGYRLVIDLGNGALGALQRYCGLYEVDAVLLSHLHADHCIDMCAYYVARNYRVGGCPDPLPVHGPHGTAERLARAYDMDEHPGMKQVFDFNTLEEGTFQLGPLSITATRVAHPVEAFAFRIEHGGRSLVYTGDTGPCDQLVDLARGADLLLSEAAFTHGKEDIPDLHLNGRQAGEAAAQAGVGRLVLTHIPPWTDPEQNRADAVAAYTGPVELARPGAVYHL from the coding sequence ATGGATCTGACCGTGGTGGGATGCTCGGGGAGCTTCCCGTCAGCCGACTCGCCCTGCTCCTGCTACCTGCTCCAGGCCGACGGATACCGGCTGGTCATCGACCTCGGCAACGGCGCCCTCGGCGCCCTCCAGCGCTACTGCGGCCTCTACGAGGTCGACGCGGTCCTGCTCAGCCACCTGCACGCGGACCACTGCATCGACATGTGCGCCTACTACGTCGCCCGCAACTACCGCGTCGGCGGCTGCCCCGACCCGCTGCCCGTCCACGGCCCGCACGGCACCGCCGAACGCCTCGCCCGCGCCTACGACATGGACGAGCACCCCGGCATGAAGCAGGTCTTCGACTTCAACACACTGGAAGAGGGCACCTTCCAGCTCGGCCCGCTCAGCATCACCGCCACCAGAGTCGCCCACCCGGTCGAGGCCTTCGCCTTCCGGATCGAACACGGCGGCCGCTCCCTCGTCTACACCGGCGACACCGGCCCCTGCGACCAACTCGTCGACCTCGCCCGCGGAGCCGACCTGCTGCTCAGCGAAGCCGCCTTCACCCACGGCAAGGAGGACATCCCCGACCTCCACCTGAACGGCCGTCAGGCCGGGGAGGCCGCCGCCCAGGCCGGCGTCGGACGCCTGGTGCTGACCCACATCCCGCCGTGGACCGACCCCGAGCAGAACCGCGCCGACGCCGTCGCCGCCTACACCGGCCCGGTCGAACTCGCCCGCCCCGGCGCGGTCTACCACCTCTGA